One Micromonospora sp. WMMD812 genomic window carries:
- the groES gene encoding co-chaperone GroES yields MPVTTATKVAIKPLEDRILVQANEAETTTASGIVIPDTAKEKPQEGTVLAVGPGRVDDNGNRIPVDVKVGDTVIYSKYGGTEVKYAGEEYLVLSARDVLAVIEK; encoded by the coding sequence ATGCCCGTGACTACCGCGACCAAGGTTGCGATCAAGCCGCTCGAGGACCGGATCCTGGTCCAGGCGAACGAGGCTGAGACCACCACGGCGTCGGGCATCGTGATCCCCGACACCGCCAAGGAGAAGCCGCAGGAGGGCACCGTCCTCGCTGTCGGCCCGGGGCGCGTCGACGACAACGGCAACCGCATCCCGGTTGACGTCAAGGTCGGCGACACCGTCATCTACTCGAAGTACGGCGGCACCGAGGTCAAGTACGCCGGCGAGGAGTACCTGGTGCTCTCCGCCCGCGACGTCCTCGCGGTCATCGAGAAGTAA
- a CDS encoding molybdopterin-dependent oxidoreductase, giving the protein MSTTTRRYGALAGITAATVAIGTAELVAVLTGPRSAPLVAVGGVVVDTVPEPLKQFAIDLFGRHDKLALLIGTALLLAGFAALLGALSVRRLAVGLAGIAGFAALGVAAALTRAGADALDALPSLVGGGLGAIVLWAFVAGPLELDPWPWTPPSPGRRPVTPLSAARPGEPMVPPLAGDEGAARQEPGNPPAAPAHPGAGPAAVGVSLESTDPESRRRFLTGTGVLLGAAAVAGFGGRWLAGRRGVSAARDAVVLPAPASPAPAVPAGADLSLTQLAPYVTSNFGFYRIDTALVVPQVDPETWQLRIHGRVRNPITLSFADLLARPMVERYVTLACVSNEVGGDLIGNARWLGVPIRDLLDEAEPEEGADQVVGRSVDGWTCGTPTAALRDGRDALLAVGMNGEPLPVEHGFPVRMVVPGLYGYVSACKWVTELELTGFADFDAYWVPRGWSAQGPIKTQSRIDTPRARNRLTAGRVVVAGVAWAQQRGIRRVEVRVDDGPWQEAELAPTVSVDTWVQWSWSWDATPGEHRLQVRATDATGEPQTEREQDVAPDGATGWHTVRVRVT; this is encoded by the coding sequence ATGAGCACCACCACGCGCCGGTACGGCGCCCTGGCCGGGATCACCGCCGCCACGGTGGCGATCGGCACCGCCGAGCTGGTGGCCGTGCTGACCGGCCCCCGATCGGCACCGCTGGTCGCGGTCGGCGGCGTGGTCGTGGACACCGTTCCGGAGCCGCTCAAGCAGTTCGCGATCGACCTCTTCGGTCGGCACGACAAGCTCGCCCTCCTGATCGGGACGGCGCTGCTGCTCGCCGGCTTCGCCGCGTTGTTGGGCGCGCTCTCGGTGCGCCGGCTGGCGGTGGGCCTCGCCGGGATCGCCGGCTTCGCCGCGCTCGGCGTGGCCGCCGCCCTGACCCGAGCCGGCGCGGACGCCCTGGACGCGCTGCCCTCGCTGGTCGGCGGCGGGCTCGGCGCGATCGTGCTGTGGGCGTTCGTCGCGGGCCCGCTGGAGCTCGACCCGTGGCCGTGGACCCCGCCCAGCCCGGGCCGCCGGCCCGTCACGCCCTTGTCAGCGGCGAGGCCGGGCGAGCCGATGGTCCCGCCGCTCGCTGGGGACGAGGGTGCCGCCCGACAGGAACCCGGCAACCCACCGGCCGCGCCGGCCCACCCCGGCGCCGGACCGGCGGCCGTGGGGGTGTCGCTGGAGAGCACCGACCCGGAGTCCCGGCGGCGGTTCCTGACCGGGACGGGGGTGCTGCTCGGCGCGGCGGCGGTGGCCGGCTTCGGCGGTCGCTGGCTGGCCGGTCGGCGCGGGGTGTCGGCGGCCCGGGACGCGGTGGTGCTGCCCGCTCCGGCCTCGCCCGCTCCCGCGGTGCCGGCCGGGGCCGACCTCTCCCTCACCCAGCTCGCGCCGTACGTCACCTCGAACTTCGGCTTCTACCGGATCGACACCGCCCTGGTGGTGCCCCAGGTGGACCCCGAGACCTGGCAGTTGCGCATCCACGGCCGGGTGCGCAACCCGATCACGCTCAGCTTCGCGGACCTGTTGGCCCGGCCGATGGTGGAGCGCTACGTCACGCTCGCCTGCGTCTCCAACGAGGTCGGCGGGGACCTGATCGGCAATGCCCGCTGGCTGGGCGTACCGATCCGGGACCTGCTGGACGAGGCGGAGCCGGAGGAGGGGGCGGACCAGGTGGTGGGCCGCTCGGTCGACGGCTGGACCTGCGGCACCCCGACCGCCGCCCTGCGCGACGGGCGGGACGCGCTGCTGGCGGTGGGGATGAACGGCGAGCCACTGCCCGTGGAGCACGGGTTCCCGGTCCGGATGGTGGTGCCCGGCCTCTACGGCTACGTGTCGGCCTGCAAGTGGGTGACCGAGCTGGAGCTGACCGGCTTCGCCGACTTCGACGCGTACTGGGTGCCGCGGGGGTGGTCGGCCCAGGGGCCGATCAAGACCCAGTCGCGGATCGACACGCCCCGCGCGCGCAACCGGCTGACCGCCGGCCGGGTGGTGGTGGCGGGGGTGGCCTGGGCGCAGCAGCGGGGCATCCGGCGTGTGGAGGTACGCGTCGACGACGGTCCGTGGCAGGAGGCCGAGCTGGCCCCGACGGTCTCGGTGGACACCTGGGTGCAGTGGTCGTGGAGCTGGGACGCCACGCCGGGCGAGCACCGCCTCCAGGTCCGGGCCACCGACGCCACGGGCGAACCACAGACCGAGCGCGAGCAGGACGTGGCACCCGACGGCGCCACCGGCTGGCACACGGTCAGAGTGCGCGTCACCTAG
- a CDS encoding LuxR family transcriptional regulator → MRNVLVCVRTPLAAQHLTSAAARLGLSAVVRTAVSDPEVMLRLAERQPDVILADTALTRPDSAGFVRRVLARAPQAAVLLFGAEESEAAAATISAGARGLIQGADHDLTSAVAKALLLLSAPGRAARHRVTDPARNTAAVGGPNRPAQAGRPSGEPGAGWTAGTEEEPGGGPAMVPVQRGDDGPETGGGEAEGAPPDGQRPAANVRAARAAIGLTERELQVLLGMAEGKSNAEIGRELFVSEDTVKTHARRLFRKLGARDRAHAVAAGFRAGLVA, encoded by the coding sequence GTGCGTAACGTTCTCGTGTGCGTCCGGACACCGCTCGCGGCGCAGCACCTGACCTCCGCGGCCGCCCGGTTGGGACTGTCCGCGGTCGTCCGTACCGCGGTCTCCGATCCCGAGGTGATGCTGCGTCTCGCCGAGCGCCAGCCCGACGTCATCCTGGCCGACACCGCCCTCACCCGGCCGGACAGCGCCGGTTTTGTCCGCCGGGTGCTGGCTCGCGCGCCACAGGCCGCGGTGCTGCTGTTCGGCGCGGAGGAGTCCGAGGCGGCCGCTGCCACCATCAGCGCCGGCGCCCGGGGTTTGATCCAGGGCGCCGACCATGACCTGACCAGCGCGGTCGCCAAGGCGCTGCTGCTGCTCTCCGCCCCCGGCCGGGCGGCCCGGCACCGGGTCACCGACCCGGCCCGGAACACCGCGGCGGTAGGCGGACCGAACCGCCCCGCGCAGGCCGGCCGGCCCTCCGGAGAACCGGGCGCCGGCTGGACCGCAGGCACCGAGGAGGAGCCGGGCGGCGGACCGGCGATGGTGCCGGTGCAGCGCGGCGACGACGGACCCGAGACGGGCGGTGGCGAGGCCGAGGGAGCGCCACCGGACGGGCAGCGGCCGGCGGCGAACGTCCGGGCCGCCCGGGCGGCCATCGGGCTGACCGAGCGCGAGCTCCAGGTGCTGCTCGGCATGGCGGAGGGCAAGAGCAACGCCGAGATCGGCCGTGAGCTGTTCGTCTCGGAGGACACCGTGAAGACGCACGCCCGCCGGCTGTTCCGCAAGCTCGGCGCCCGCGACCGGGCGCACGCGGTAGCCGCCGGCTTCCGCGCCGGCCTGGTGGCCTGA
- the groL gene encoding chaperonin GroEL (60 kDa chaperone family; promotes refolding of misfolded polypeptides especially under stressful conditions; forms two stacked rings of heptamers to form a barrel-shaped 14mer; ends can be capped by GroES; misfolded proteins enter the barrel where they are refolded when GroES binds) produces the protein MAKILSFSDDARHQLEHGVNALADAVKVTLGPRGRNVVLDKKFGAPTITNDGVTIAKEIELTNPYENLGAQLVKEVATKTNDVAGDGTTTATVLAQAMVREGLRNVTAGANPAGLKRGIDAAAAKVSEALLGRAVEVAAKESIAHVATISAQDATIGELIAEAMERVGRDGVITVEEGSTLTTELDVTEGLQFDKGFISPNFVTDAEAQESVLEDAYILITTQKISAIEELLPLLEKVLQNSKPLLIIAEDVEGQALSTLVVNSIRKTLKVCAVKAPGFGDRRKAMLQDIAISTGAELVAPELGYKLDQVGLEVLGTARRIVVDKENTTIVDGGGQSSDVADRVAQIRKEIEASDSEWDREKLAERLAKLSGGIAVIKAGAATEVEMKERKHRIEDAIAATKAAVEEGTVPGGGAALAQILPVLDDDLGFTGDEKVGVSIVRKALVEPLRWIAQNAGHDGYVVVQKVVGKEWGHGLDAATGQYVDLAKAGILDPVKVTRNAVSNAASIAGLLLTTESLVVEKPAEPEPAAAGGHGHSHGHGHQHGPGF, from the coding sequence ATGGCGAAGATCCTGAGCTTCTCGGACGACGCCCGGCACCAGCTGGAGCACGGTGTCAACGCCCTCGCGGACGCGGTCAAGGTCACCCTCGGCCCGCGCGGGCGCAACGTCGTCTTGGACAAGAAATTCGGTGCGCCGACGATCACCAACGATGGCGTGACCATCGCCAAGGAGATCGAGCTCACCAACCCCTACGAGAACCTCGGCGCGCAGCTGGTCAAGGAGGTGGCGACGAAGACCAACGACGTCGCCGGCGACGGGACCACCACCGCGACCGTGCTGGCCCAGGCGATGGTCCGCGAGGGCCTGCGCAACGTGACCGCCGGGGCCAACCCGGCCGGCCTCAAGCGGGGCATCGACGCGGCGGCCGCCAAGGTCTCCGAGGCGCTGCTCGGCCGGGCCGTCGAGGTCGCCGCCAAGGAGTCGATCGCGCACGTCGCGACGATCTCCGCGCAGGACGCCACCATCGGTGAGCTGATCGCCGAGGCGATGGAGCGGGTCGGCCGCGACGGTGTGATCACCGTCGAGGAGGGCTCCACCCTCACCACCGAGCTGGACGTGACCGAGGGTCTCCAGTTCGACAAGGGCTTCATCTCGCCGAACTTCGTCACCGACGCCGAGGCGCAGGAGTCCGTCCTCGAGGACGCGTACATCCTGATCACCACGCAGAAGATCTCCGCGATCGAGGAGCTGCTGCCGCTGCTGGAGAAGGTCCTCCAGAACAGCAAGCCGCTGCTGATCATCGCGGAGGACGTGGAGGGCCAGGCGCTCTCCACCCTCGTGGTCAACTCGATCCGCAAGACCCTCAAGGTCTGCGCGGTCAAGGCCCCGGGCTTCGGCGACCGGCGCAAGGCGATGCTCCAGGACATCGCGATCTCCACCGGCGCCGAGCTGGTCGCCCCGGAGCTGGGCTACAAGCTCGACCAGGTCGGCCTGGAGGTGCTCGGCACCGCCCGGCGCATCGTGGTCGACAAGGAGAACACCACGATCGTCGACGGTGGCGGCCAGTCCTCCGACGTCGCCGACCGGGTGGCCCAGATCCGCAAGGAGATCGAGGCCTCGGACTCCGAGTGGGACCGGGAGAAGCTGGCCGAGCGGCTGGCGAAGCTCTCCGGCGGCATCGCCGTGATCAAGGCGGGTGCGGCCACCGAGGTCGAGATGAAGGAGCGCAAGCACCGCATCGAGGACGCCATCGCGGCGACCAAGGCCGCGGTCGAGGAGGGCACGGTGCCCGGCGGCGGTGCCGCCCTGGCGCAGATCCTGCCGGTGCTCGACGACGACCTCGGCTTCACCGGTGACGAGAAGGTCGGCGTCTCGATCGTGCGCAAGGCGCTGGTCGAGCCGCTGCGCTGGATCGCCCAGAACGCCGGCCACGACGGCTACGTCGTGGTGCAGAAGGTCGTCGGCAAGGAGTGGGGCCACGGCCTCGACGCCGCCACCGGCCAGTACGTCGACCTGGCCAAGGCCGGCATCCTGGACCCGGTGAAGGTGACCCGCAACGCGGTCTCCAACGCCGCTTCCATCGCCGGTCTGCTGCTCACCACCGAGAGCCTCGTGGTGGAGAAGCCGGCCGAGCCGGAGCCGGCCGCCGCCGGCGGGCACGGCCACTCGCACGGCCACGGTCACCAGCACGGCCCGGGCTTCTGA
- a CDS encoding DUF5319 domain-containing protein: MHEEPIDPFNGDPADPAAGLHDPGDEAPLDPLTDVERQDVLEDLADLEIYQALLAPIGVRGLVIECEDCREPHYFDWDLLRGNLRHLLSSGRPRVHEPAYDPDPDHYVTWEYARGYADGVHDTLTEGNDEEPGTGT; encoded by the coding sequence GTGCACGAGGAGCCCATCGACCCGTTCAACGGCGACCCGGCCGACCCGGCCGCGGGCCTGCACGATCCGGGCGACGAAGCACCGCTCGACCCGCTGACCGACGTCGAGCGGCAGGACGTCCTGGAGGACCTGGCCGACCTGGAGATCTACCAGGCGCTGCTGGCGCCCATCGGGGTCCGCGGGTTGGTGATCGAGTGCGAGGACTGCCGGGAGCCGCACTACTTCGACTGGGACCTGCTCCGGGGCAACCTGCGCCACCTGCTCAGCTCGGGTCGGCCCCGCGTGCACGAGCCGGCGTACGACCCCGACCCGGACCACTACGTCACCTGGGAATACGCGCGCGGCTACGCCGACGGCGTGCACGACACGCTGACCGAGGGCAACGACGAGGAGCCCGGCACCGGGACGTGA
- a CDS encoding M1 family metallopeptidase: MRRISPLLRPALGVALAIALALGGCTRSDEEDGFRPGSTDLGDPYVPGRGNGGYDVGHYDLDVRYDPATDRLTGRAVLTATTTTGLSRFNLDLAGLEVDRVVVDGASATHRRTGDELVVTPARGLARGARFTIEVAYAGVPAPVVGGALGSGGFLHTDDGAIALGQPDSAATWFPVNDHPSDKATYDLAVTVPEGLAALSNGAPGPKRSADGWTTWRWSERAPMASYLTTLVIGDYQVTTGTHAGRPMVTAVPASEPATGAAAASLARTGAIVDFLASRFGPYPFESYGGIVVADPRIGYALETQSRPVYGPAFFSAGRPNPSVVAHELAHQWFGDSVSLTRWRDIWLNEGFATYAEWLWAEHDGGRTAQRAFEAQYATTDWSAPAVDPGREAMFGNAVYRRGALAVHALRRTVGDDTFFRILREWTVGRRDGNATTDDLITHAERVAGRQLRSLFDAWLVGGSAPALP, from the coding sequence GTGCGACGTATCTCCCCACTGTTGAGGCCGGCGCTGGGCGTCGCCCTGGCGATCGCGCTCGCGCTCGGCGGCTGTACCCGGTCCGATGAGGAGGATGGCTTCCGCCCGGGCAGCACCGACCTCGGCGACCCGTACGTCCCCGGGCGTGGCAACGGCGGGTACGACGTCGGGCACTACGACCTCGACGTGCGGTACGACCCGGCTACCGACCGGTTGACCGGGCGCGCGGTGCTCACCGCGACGACCACCACCGGGTTGTCCCGGTTCAACCTGGACCTCGCCGGGCTGGAGGTCGACCGGGTGGTGGTCGACGGGGCCTCCGCCACGCACCGGCGGACCGGCGACGAACTGGTGGTCACCCCGGCGCGCGGGCTGGCCCGGGGCGCCCGGTTCACGATCGAGGTGGCGTACGCCGGTGTGCCGGCCCCGGTCGTCGGGGGCGCGTTGGGCAGCGGCGGCTTCCTGCACACCGACGACGGCGCGATCGCGCTCGGCCAGCCCGACTCGGCGGCCACCTGGTTCCCGGTCAACGACCACCCGTCGGACAAGGCGACCTACGACCTCGCGGTGACCGTCCCCGAGGGGCTCGCCGCGTTGAGCAACGGCGCGCCGGGGCCGAAGCGCAGCGCCGACGGCTGGACCACCTGGCGGTGGTCCGAGCGGGCCCCGATGGCCAGCTACCTGACCACCCTGGTGATCGGCGACTACCAGGTGACCACCGGTACGCACGCCGGCCGACCGATGGTGACCGCGGTGCCGGCGAGCGAGCCGGCGACCGGTGCCGCCGCCGCCTCGCTGGCCCGCACCGGGGCGATCGTGGACTTCCTGGCCAGCCGCTTCGGGCCGTACCCGTTCGAGTCGTACGGCGGGATCGTGGTCGCCGACCCGCGGATCGGGTACGCGCTGGAGACGCAGTCCCGGCCGGTGTACGGGCCGGCCTTCTTCTCCGCCGGCCGGCCCAACCCGTCGGTGGTGGCACACGAACTGGCCCACCAGTGGTTCGGTGACAGCGTCTCGCTGACCCGGTGGCGCGACATCTGGCTCAACGAGGGCTTCGCCACGTACGCCGAATGGCTCTGGGCGGAGCACGACGGCGGCCGCACCGCCCAGCGTGCCTTCGAGGCTCAGTACGCGACCACCGACTGGTCGGCGCCCGCCGTGGATCCGGGTCGGGAGGCGATGTTCGGCAACGCCGTCTACCGGCGGGGCGCGCTCGCCGTGCACGCGCTGCGCCGGACCGTCGGCGACGACACCTTCTTCCGCATCCTGCGCGAGTGGACGGTCGGGCGGCGGGACGGCAACGCCACGACCGACGACCTGATCACCCACGCCGAACGGGTCGCCGGCCGGCAGCTGCGGTCGCTGTTCGACGCCTGGCTGGTGGGCGGCAGTGCACCCGCCCTGCCGTGA
- the guaB gene encoding IMP dehydrogenase gives MENSPSSARPTGADHGELGGHLPELPAGSARVVPLGLTFDDVLLQPGESDVVPSRVNTVTRMTRNVTLSVPLLSSAMDTVTEARMAIAMARQGGIGVLHRNLSVEDQALQVDLVKRSESGMITNPVTASPDDTLRDVDALCGRYRISGVPVVDGDGELVGIVTNRDMRFVSDPATPVREIMTRAPLVTAPVGVSKDEALALLRQHKVEKLPIVDGSGRLRGLITVKDFTKSEQYPDATKDDAGRLRVAAAIGVGEDSYKRARALVDAGVDVLIVDTAHGHQRAVLDMVRRLKKDVSVDVVGGNIATYAGARALVEAGADGIKVGVGPGAICTTRIVAGVGVPQITAIMEAARAARPAGVPVIGDGGIQYSGDIAKALVAGADTVMLGSLLAGCEESPGELIFVNGKQFKAYRGMGSLGAMQSRGQAKSYSKDRYFQQDVTSDEKLVPEGVEGQVPYRGPLSRVAHQLVGGLRLAMGYAGAENIPDLHERGQLIRITAAGLKESHPHDIQMTVEAPNYHTR, from the coding sequence GTGGAAAATTCGCCCAGCAGCGCTCGTCCGACCGGCGCCGACCACGGCGAGCTGGGCGGCCACCTGCCGGAGCTGCCGGCCGGTTCGGCCCGGGTGGTGCCGCTCGGTCTCACCTTCGACGACGTGCTGCTCCAGCCCGGCGAGTCGGATGTGGTGCCCAGCCGGGTGAACACCGTCACCCGGATGACCCGCAACGTCACCCTCTCCGTGCCGCTGCTGTCGAGCGCGATGGACACGGTGACCGAGGCGCGGATGGCGATCGCGATGGCCCGTCAGGGCGGCATCGGCGTGCTGCACCGCAACCTCTCGGTCGAGGACCAGGCGCTCCAGGTCGACCTCGTCAAGCGCTCCGAGTCCGGCATGATCACCAACCCGGTGACCGCCAGCCCGGACGACACGCTGCGTGACGTCGACGCGCTCTGTGGCCGCTACCGGATCTCCGGCGTCCCGGTGGTCGACGGCGACGGCGAGCTGGTCGGCATCGTGACCAACCGCGACATGCGGTTCGTCTCCGACCCGGCCACCCCGGTCCGCGAGATCATGACCCGCGCCCCGCTGGTCACCGCGCCGGTCGGCGTGAGCAAGGACGAGGCGCTGGCGCTGCTGCGCCAGCACAAGGTGGAGAAGCTGCCGATCGTGGACGGCTCGGGCCGGCTGCGCGGGCTGATCACCGTCAAGGACTTCACCAAGAGCGAGCAGTACCCGGACGCCACCAAGGACGACGCGGGCCGGCTCCGGGTGGCCGCTGCGATCGGCGTCGGCGAGGACTCGTACAAGCGGGCCCGGGCGCTGGTCGACGCGGGCGTGGACGTGCTGATCGTGGACACCGCGCACGGGCACCAGCGGGCCGTGCTCGACATGGTCCGCCGGCTCAAGAAGGACGTGAGCGTCGACGTCGTCGGCGGCAACATCGCCACGTACGCCGGGGCCCGGGCGCTGGTCGAGGCGGGCGCCGACGGGATCAAGGTCGGCGTCGGCCCGGGCGCGATCTGCACCACCCGGATCGTGGCCGGAGTCGGCGTACCGCAGATCACCGCGATCATGGAGGCGGCCCGGGCCGCCCGGCCGGCCGGCGTGCCGGTGATCGGCGACGGCGGCATCCAGTACTCGGGCGACATCGCCAAAGCGCTGGTCGCCGGCGCCGACACGGTGATGCTCGGCAGCCTGCTGGCCGGCTGCGAGGAGAGCCCCGGCGAGCTGATCTTCGTCAACGGCAAGCAGTTCAAGGCGTACCGCGGGATGGGCTCGCTCGGCGCGATGCAGTCCCGTGGGCAGGCCAAGTCGTACTCCAAGGACCGTTACTTCCAGCAGGACGTGACCAGCGACGAGAAGCTGGTCCCGGAGGGTGTGGAGGGCCAGGTGCCCTACCGGGGGCCGCTGTCCCGGGTGGCGCACCAGCTGGTCGGCGGGCTGCGACTGGCCATGGGATACGCCGGTGCGGAGAACATCCCCGACCTGCACGAGCGTGGGCAGCTGATCCGGATCACCGCGGCCGGGCTCAAGGAGAGCCACCCGCACGACATCCAGATGACCGTCGAGGCGCCCAACTACCACACCCGCTGA
- a CDS encoding WhiB family transcriptional regulator codes for MSNVRRLPGPIVDLWDWQRLGACRGRDSAQFFHPDGERGSSRLRRESAAKTVCRACPVRAECAAHALSVREPYGVWGGFSESERLRLLAIGWEDLADRRQTRVDVARLEARLGRPHKSTVPAQRNVA; via the coding sequence ATGTCGAACGTACGTAGACTGCCCGGACCCATCGTCGATCTCTGGGACTGGCAGCGACTCGGCGCCTGCCGGGGCCGCGACAGCGCCCAGTTCTTCCACCCCGACGGCGAGCGGGGCTCGTCCCGGTTGCGCCGCGAGTCCGCCGCCAAGACCGTCTGCCGCGCCTGCCCGGTGCGGGCCGAGTGCGCCGCCCATGCGCTGTCGGTCCGCGAGCCGTACGGCGTCTGGGGCGGCTTCAGCGAGTCCGAGCGGCTGCGGCTGCTGGCCATCGGCTGGGAGGACCTGGCCGACCGGCGGCAGACGCGGGTCGACGTCGCCCGGCTGGAAGCCCGCCTGGGCCGCCCGCACAAGTCGACCGTGCCGGCCCAGCGCAACGTCGCCTGA
- a CDS encoding GuaB3 family IMP dehydrogenase-related protein: protein MRDVVEIGLGKTAQRGYHLDDIAIVPSRRTRDVDDVSTAWQLDAYQFGIPCVGHPSDATMSPASAVRLGEHGGLGVLNVEGLWTRYENPTKILEELAGLDEGARATKRLQEVYAEPIRPDLIAERVRELRTGGGTVAVRVSPQHTLALAPVILDAGVDILVIQGTIVSAEHVSTTDEPLNLKEFIADLDLPVIVGGCTDYKTALHLMRTGAAGVIVGIGGDEWSTTESVLGIRVPMATAIADAAAARRDYLDETGGRYVHLIADGDLQTSGDIAKALGCGADAVMLGEPLSLCAEAPAGGAWWHSAASHPSLPRGAFEVASEPLGSMEQLLFGPADEPDGQLNLFGGLRRAMAKCGYRDLKEFQKVGLVLDR, encoded by the coding sequence ATGCGTGACGTGGTCGAGATCGGGTTGGGCAAGACCGCGCAGCGCGGTTACCACCTGGACGACATCGCGATCGTGCCGAGCCGCCGGACCCGGGACGTCGACGACGTCTCGACCGCCTGGCAGCTCGACGCCTACCAGTTCGGCATCCCGTGCGTCGGGCATCCCTCCGACGCGACCATGAGCCCCGCCTCCGCCGTCCGGCTCGGCGAGCACGGCGGTCTGGGCGTGCTCAACGTCGAGGGGCTCTGGACCCGCTACGAGAACCCGACCAAGATCCTGGAGGAGCTGGCCGGCCTGGACGAGGGCGCCCGCGCCACCAAGCGCCTCCAGGAGGTGTACGCCGAGCCGATCCGTCCCGACCTGATCGCGGAGCGGGTCCGCGAGCTGCGAACCGGCGGCGGCACGGTGGCGGTGCGCGTCTCCCCGCAGCACACCCTGGCGCTCGCCCCGGTGATCCTGGACGCCGGCGTGGACATCCTGGTCATCCAGGGCACGATCGTCTCCGCCGAGCACGTCTCGACCACCGACGAGCCGCTGAACCTCAAGGAGTTCATCGCCGACCTCGACCTGCCGGTCATCGTCGGCGGGTGCACCGACTACAAGACCGCGCTGCACCTGATGCGCACCGGCGCGGCCGGCGTCATCGTCGGCATCGGCGGCGACGAGTGGTCGACCACCGAGTCGGTGCTCGGCATCCGGGTGCCGATGGCGACCGCGATCGCCGACGCGGCGGCGGCCCGCCGGGACTACCTGGACGAGACCGGCGGCCGGTACGTGCACCTGATCGCCGACGGCGACCTGCAGACCTCCGGCGACATCGCCAAGGCGCTCGGCTGCGGGGCGGACGCGGTGATGCTCGGCGAGCCGCTGTCGCTCTGCGCGGAGGCCCCGGCCGGTGGCGCCTGGTGGCACTCGGCGGCAAGCCACCCGTCGCTGCCCCGTGGCGCCTTCGAGGTCGCCAGCGAGCCGCTCGGCTCGATGGAGCAGCTCCTCTTCGGCCCGGCCGACGAGCCGGACGGCCAGCTCAACCTCTTCGGCGGGCTGCGCCGGGCGATGGCCAAGTGCGGCTACCGCGACCTCAAGGAGTTCCAGAAGGTCGGCCTGGTCCTGGACCGCTGA